CGCCCCGCCCGCGATGGCGAGCGTGAACGCCGACTGCACCGCGGGATTCGTCGCGACTTCTTTCGCCGCGGCGATCTCCTCGGGCGGCGCGCCCGCGAGACCTTTGTTGAAGTGCAGCGAGACGCCCCAGGGCCGCGATGCGGCAAAGAGCGCATCGGCGAGCCGCCCGCGCGCGTCGCCCTTGAGCAGCGACTCCGGCAGCCACAGCGATTCGTATCCATACATGAACTGGCCGACCTGCGCGGCGTCGCCCGACCACCAGCCGTCGCTCGGCTTCGCGCCCGGGCGCGGGTCGGTCTGAAACACGCCGGGAAGCTGCGCGTTCATGTAGGGCGCGTCCCACCAATGCCGCGCCGGGACGCCTGGGAACAGGGGCGGCTCACGATGCCTGTACGCTGCCGGCGACTGCGCCAGCCAGTCCAGGAACGGCTGCCAGGTCTTGCGGAGTTCGTCGGCACTCATGCCGTGGCACACCATCGTGACGTTGAGCTGGTTGTCGCCGGTGAACTCGGCCTGCTCGCCCCAGTGCGGGTTGAACAGGGTGTCGGCGTAGAAGTCGACGAACCGTCGCACGAGGCGGCGATAGTCGTCGTCGGAAGCGGCGTTGATGCGCAGGACGGCCGCGCCGAAGTTTTCCGGCAGCTCGCGGACGCGCAGCGTGACGCGCGTGACCACGGCGAAGCTGCCGCCGCCTCCCCCCTTGAGCGCGAAGAATAGCTCCGGGTCGTTGCAGGCGTTGACGGTGCGGATCTTGCCGTCGGCGGTGACGCACTCCGCTTCGAGCAGCCCGGCGGCGCACATGCCGTAGTGCTTGGAGAAGGTGCCGAAGCCGCCCGACTGGACCAGTCCGGCGACGTTGACGGTGGCGCAGCCGCCGCCCTGCACGTAGCGGCCGGCCTGGGTGACGACCGCGCCGTAAGCGTGTCTCCAGATGACGCCGGCGCCGCAGGTGACGGCGGGTTGCGGCGCGGTCTTGCAGCCGCGCGGCACGAACGCGTCGTGCAGCGTGATGTCGGCGATGTGGCGCGTCCAGAGCAGGAGCGAGTCGGGCGCGTTCGACGTGCCCTGGTAGCTGTGCCCGCCGCCGCGCACCGCGACGCGCAGGCTGTGCCGGCGCGCGAACTTCACTGCGGCCGCCATGTCTTCCGCGTTGCGCGCGGCCACGGCGTAGGCGCTGGGCTTCGACGTCCACGCGTCGACCCAGCCGAGCGTCTGCGTGAGCGCGGGAGTGTCGCCGATGAGGTAGGGGTTCTTCAGGTCCTTGGCGAACAGGTCGGTGCACGCGTCGGTCGTCTTGCACGCGGCGAACGGCGGCTGGATCTTGATCAGGTTCCCGCCCACGGCGTCGTTCAGCTTCTTCCACTCGGCGTCGGAGGGCCATCCGGCTTCGCCCGGGCGGACCCGGCGCGTCATCTCGCGCGCGAGCGCTTGGAACGGCGACGCGGCCCAGAGTGCGGCGGCGCCGAGCGACTTCAATAGAGTTCGACGGTTCATGCGGCCTCTTGCGGAGGAATGTGGCCGCCAATCTAAACGGTCAGGCTCAGCGAAGCAATCAGCCTCACATCAGCGAGGCTATGCGCGAAGGTGTCATCCTGAGCCGCCGACGGCGGCGCTGCTGCGCGCTCAGGATGACACCTCGAGCGTGTTACAGGATCGCGGTCTCGTGGATGAGCTCGCCGGCGGCGAAGCGCCCGGGGCGCAGCACGCGCTGCTCGATGACGTCGGTCGTACCTGTCAGGATGAGGTCGCTCAGGATCTTGCCGGTCGCGGGCGCGTGCATCACGCCGTGCCCGGAAAAACCGTTGGCGAAGAACAGGCCTTTCACCTCTTCGGACTCGCCGAGGACGGAGTGATGGTCGGGCGACACCTCGTAGAGGCCCGCCCAGGCGCGCTTCGGGTTCACCGGCACGTCGGCAAACACCGGCACGCG
The window above is part of the Terriglobales bacterium genome. Proteins encoded here:
- a CDS encoding FAD-binding oxidoreductase, producing the protein MNRRTLLKSLGAAALWAASPFQALAREMTRRVRPGEAGWPSDAEWKKLNDAVGGNLIKIQPPFAACKTTDACTDLFAKDLKNPYLIGDTPALTQTLGWVDAWTSKPSAYAVAARNAEDMAAAVKFARRHSLRVAVRGGGHSYQGTSNAPDSLLLWTRHIADITLHDAFVPRGCKTAPQPAVTCGAGVIWRHAYGAVVTQAGRYVQGGGCATVNVAGLVQSGGFGTFSKHYGMCAAGLLEAECVTADGKIRTVNACNDPELFFALKGGGGGSFAVVTRVTLRVRELPENFGAAVLRINAASDDDYRRLVRRFVDFYADTLFNPHWGEQAEFTGDNQLNVTMVCHGMSADELRKTWQPFLDWLAQSPAAYRHREPPLFPGVPARHWWDAPYMNAQLPGVFQTDPRPGAKPSDGWWSGDAAQVGQFMYGYESLWLPESLLKGDARGRLADALFAASRPWGVSLHFNKGLAGAPPEEIAAAKEVATNPAVQSAFTLAIAGGA